One window of Sphingobacteriales bacterium genomic DNA carries:
- a CDS encoding gliding motility-associated C-terminal domain-containing protein, translated as MNKFSLRSVCLIIFSLLFTIPLFATHNRAGEISFVSAPLPGQPYRYIFTVTTYTKISGGGASNADRDTLDVSFGDGNTGKAPRINGGGNGVPIGNNIKHNIYEVTHSYAAPFNYVVSMQDPNRIDEIINIQLGNSVDIPFFIEDTIFFRDPQFFGFNSSPILLQPPIDFANVGYIFIHNPNAFDPDGDSLHFQLIPPKQNPFNDVPFYQYPNEINPGANNSFILNPNSGELIWNSPQRAGIYNIAILITEFRNGVKMGTMVRDMQIIVDDKPNQPPVLPEIKDTCVVVGELLQFNITATDPDIPAQLITMTGYGGPFQATVSPAQLITSPGLGTVNGTFFWQTTCDHIYSQAYTVVIKAEDNFTSSGIPLPLADLETWLITVVAPPPLNLTAQIIGSNIKLDWDFYQCQLSPKFRGFSVWRSIGCDSLSPDRCSRGLGGTSYQKIAEGITVNTYTDETAVKGVLYSYRIVAEFADAFTNSTPPNPLNVASGRASENICVELPKNAPIITNVSVEQTLPANGQIFIAWTKPVAEVLDTLVNLPPYRYELYRSQGFTGENYTLVQSWTYDTFAQANDTTFYDQIAELNTLSNPYHYKVAFYANNQPVDESAAASSVFLTTTASDNELLLSWDFNVPWLNVLYNIFRQTETGTFENIGSSTTKEFVDSQLQNGKEYCYYIEAIGTYANPTMPEPLINLSQIACGVPVDTIPPCPPLLTVTNYCESGEPDIPEILSNLLEWTNATQVQCDDDIIGYQVYFSPPLSPDFELIATIDGFDQTFFEHVLTNSLAGCYAVAAIDSFNNQSPFSNIVCLKNCVEFELPNVFTPNEDGANDLFVPRKSRFVSSIDFKVYNRWGNLVFETSNTNIEWNGTDQKSGKQLSEGVYYFTCEVYEQTAEGGEIISKTLSGFIHIILGK; from the coding sequence ATGAATAAATTTTCCTTGCGCTCAGTTTGTTTAATTATTTTCTCTTTACTTTTTACTATTCCGCTCTTTGCTACCCATAATCGCGCGGGTGAAATTTCTTTTGTCAGTGCACCGCTTCCGGGCCAACCCTACCGATATATATTTACGGTAACGACCTATACCAAAATTTCAGGCGGAGGTGCAAGCAATGCAGACCGGGATACCTTAGATGTGAGTTTTGGAGACGGCAATACCGGAAAAGCTCCAAGAATAAACGGAGGTGGTAACGGTGTGCCAATTGGCAATAATATCAAACACAATATCTACGAAGTTACTCATAGTTATGCCGCACCATTTAACTATGTTGTTTCAATGCAAGACCCCAACCGCATTGATGAAATCATCAATATACAATTAGGCAACTCTGTTGACATTCCTTTTTTTATTGAAGATACCATTTTTTTTCGCGACCCTCAGTTTTTTGGGTTCAACAGTTCTCCCATTTTGTTACAACCGCCTATAGATTTTGCCAATGTCGGATATATTTTTATTCATAACCCAAATGCTTTTGACCCTGACGGTGACAGCCTTCATTTTCAGTTAATCCCGCCCAAACAAAACCCGTTTAATGATGTTCCTTTTTACCAATATCCTAATGAAATCAATCCGGGAGCAAATAACAGTTTTATTCTGAACCCTAATTCCGGAGAACTGATTTGGAATTCACCGCAAAGGGCAGGGATTTACAATATCGCCATCCTGATAACCGAGTTTCGCAACGGAGTTAAAATGGGAACAATGGTCAGGGATATGCAAATCATTGTGGATGACAAACCCAACCAACCTCCTGTTTTACCTGAAATAAAAGATACCTGTGTGGTGGTTGGTGAATTACTTCAATTCAACATCACTGCAACAGACCCCGATATTCCGGCACAGTTGATTACAATGACGGGATACGGAGGCCCATTTCAGGCTACTGTAAGTCCGGCACAACTCATCACTTCACCGGGGTTAGGTACTGTAAACGGCACGTTCTTTTGGCAAACCACCTGTGATCATATATACAGCCAAGCCTATACAGTTGTCATTAAAGCAGAAGACAACTTTACTTCATCAGGTATTCCCCTGCCGCTTGCAGATTTGGAAACCTGGCTTATCACAGTGGTTGCCCCTCCCCCATTAAATCTCACAGCACAAATCATAGGAAGCAATATTAAACTTGACTGGGATTTTTATCAGTGTCAGTTAAGCCCGAAATTCAGAGGATTCTCGGTTTGGCGAAGTATTGGCTGCGATTCATTATCACCGGACAGATGTTCGAGAGGACTTGGCGGTACTTCTTACCAAAAAATTGCAGAGGGAATTACGGTAAACACCTATACCGACGAAACCGCCGTTAAAGGTGTGTTATATTCTTACCGCATAGTAGCTGAGTTTGCTGATGCATTTACCAACTCAACGCCACCAAATCCGTTAAATGTGGCTTCCGGACGGGCTTCAGAAAATATTTGTGTCGAATTGCCGAAGAATGCCCCAATTATTACCAATGTCAGTGTTGAACAAACCCTGCCTGCTAACGGACAAATCTTTATTGCATGGACAAAACCGGTTGCTGAGGTTTTAGACACATTGGTCAATTTACCGCCCTATCGCTACGAACTTTATCGCTCACAAGGATTTACCGGTGAAAATTATACCCTGGTACAATCCTGGACTTATGATACTTTTGCACAAGCCAATGATACAACTTTCTATGATCAGATTGCAGAATTAAATACCCTGTCCAATCCTTACCACTACAAAGTGGCTTTTTATGCCAATAATCAACCGGTTGATGAATCGGCTGCTGCTTCATCGGTTTTTTTAACTACCACCGCATCGGATAACGAATTATTATTGAGCTGGGATTTTAATGTGCCTTGGTTAAACGTTCTCTACAATATTTTCCGACAAACAGAAACAGGGACTTTTGAAAATATTGGCAGTTCCACCACCAAAGAGTTTGTAGATTCTCAACTCCAAAACGGCAAAGAATACTGCTATTATATTGAGGCAATTGGAACTTATGCTAATCCCACCATGCCGGAGCCTTTGATTAACCTGTCTCAAATTGCATGTGGAGTTCCTGTTGATACAATACCTCCCTGCCCTCCGCTGTTGACAGTTACGAACTACTGCGAATCCGGAGAGCCTGATATCCCTGAAATACTTTCAAACTTACTCGAATGGACCAACGCAACTCAGGTTCAATGTGATGATGACATCATTGGCTATCAGGTCTATTTTTCTCCCCCTTTAAGTCCAGATTTTGAGCTGATAGCCACCATAGACGGCTTTGACCAAACCTTTTTTGAACATGTACTGACCAACTCCCTAGCCGGATGTTATGCAGTTGCGGCAATCGATTCTTTCAACAACCAAAGCCCTTTCAGCAATATAGTTTGTCTGAAAAATTGTGTCGAATTTGAACTGCCAAACGTGTTTACACCTAACGAAGACGGAGCAAACGATTTGTTTGTGCCCCGCAAATCAAGGTTTGTCAGCAGCATTGACTTCAAAGTGTACAACAGATGGGGTAATCTGGTGTTTGAAACTTCAAATACCAATATTGAATGGAATGGAACGGATCAGAAATCCGGCAAACAACTTTCAGAAGGGGTTTATTATTTTACCTGCGAAGTGTATGAACAAACTGCCGAAGGAGGAGAAATCATCAGTAAAACGCTGAGCGGTTTTATTCATATTATTCTCGGAAAGTAG